From the Primulina tabacum isolate GXHZ01 chromosome 15, ASM2559414v2, whole genome shotgun sequence genome, one window contains:
- the LOC142526826 gene encoding FHA domain-containing protein DDL isoform X2, with protein MSPKPAPSRSPTPLSPIKEKTSSRSRSSKQGKSRSSVSRSPQKVNLSNIAKSAVSGRSKSPIARSPSPRSKRLKRGKVERDVEKGGEKEHDKNHGRNGDRATHKERDYDRALPIQRSDKRLGRDAIDNGSSKSRRGRSGSPTDNRRKGQHRSRSPSATDDRARDERAYPRNSEQRNGDNDSLAKMKAAEDTLEAKEKQKPSFELSGKLAAETNRYRGITLLFNEAPDARKPDIRWRLYVFKGGEVLNEPLYVHRQSCYLFGRERRVADIPTDHPSCSKQHAVLQYRQVEQENPDGTMSKKVRPYVMDLGSTNGTFINDNQIEPQRYYELIEKDTLKFGNSSREYVLLHENSA; from the exons ATGTCCCCAAAACCTGCCCCTTCGAGGTCTCCCACTCCTCTCTCCCCCATTAAAGAGAAGACTTCGTCGCGGAGCAGATCCTCAAAACAAGGAAAGTCAAGGTCTTCTGTGTCTCGATCACCCCAGAAAGTAAATCTGTCAAATATAGCCAAATCCGCAGTAAGTGGCAGATCAAAATCTCCAATAGCTCGCTCTCCTTCACCACGGAGCAAAAGGTTGAAGAGAGGTAAAGTTGAACGAGATGTTGAAAAAGGGGGTGAAAAGGAACATGACAAAAACCACGGTAGAAATGGCGACAGGGCCACACATAAGGAAAGGGATTATGACAGGGCATTGCCAATCCAGAGATCAGATAAAAGGCTAGGAAGGGATGCAATTGACAATGGTTCTTCTAAATCGAGACGCGGACGCTCAGGTTCACCAACTGATAATCGCCGTAAGGGTCAACACAGGTCAAGATCGCCTTCAGCTACAGATGATAGAGCACGCGATGAG AGGGCATACCCAAGAAATTCTGAACAGAG GAATGGTGACAATGATTCATTAGCAAAAATGAAGGCTGCTGAAGATACACTGGAAGCCAAAGAAAAA CAAAAGCCTTCATTTGAGCTGTCTGGAAAGCTTGCCGCAGAAACTAATCGATACAGAG GTATAACGCTGCTGTTCAATGAGGCACCAGATGCTCGAAAACCTGACATCAGGTGGCGATTGTATGTATTCAAGGGTGGCGAAGTACTTAATG AACCCCTTTATGTTCATCGGCAAAGCTGTTATCTTTTTGGTAGAGAGAGGAGGGTTGCAGATATCCCTACCGACCATCCATCCTGCAGCAAGCAACATGCTGTTCTTCAGTATCG GCAAGTGGAGCAGGAGAACCCAGATGGTACCATGTCTAAGAAAGTCAG GCCTTATGTAATGGATCTTGGGAGCACAAATGGAACCTTCATTAAC GATAATCAAATAGAACCTCAACGATACTATGAACTGATCGAAAAAGATACTCTGAAGTTTGGGAACAGCAG CCGTGAATATGTTCTACTACACGAGAACTCGGCCTGA
- the LOC142527385 gene encoding 2S seed storage protein 1-like, with protein MAKVIVFAALFAALLAVASATTYTTVVTTTMVDEENPRGGEESCMQEYQQQQRLRHCQMWMQKMGGRYLDASFLRTAVSNPMRGQGEHLQECCQQLEQISSPCRCEAMKMMWREQKQEMGSKREEMQEMREMMENLPQMCGMQMREKCRMNAA; from the coding sequence ATGGCTAAAGTAATCGTTTTCGCGGCTCTCTTCGCTGCTCTTCTCGCCGTGGCCAGCGCCACCACCTACACCACGGTGGTGACTACCACAATGGTTGACGAGGAGAACCCACGTGGCGGGGAAGAATCATGCATGCAGGAATACCAGCAACAGCAGAGGCTGCGCCACTGCCAGATGTGGATGCAAAAAATGGGAGGACGGTACTTGGATGCCTCCTTCCTGAGGACTGCTGTGAGCAATCCAATGCGGGGACAAGGCGAGCACCTTCAAGAGTGCTGCCAGCAGCTGGAGCAGATCAGCTCTCCATGCAGGTGCGAAGCCATGAAAATGATGTGGAGGGAGCAGAAACAAGAAATGGGATCCAAAAGGGAAGAAATGCAAGAGATGAGGGAAATGATGGAGAACCTTCCACAAATGTGCGGAATGCAAATGCGTGAGAAGTGCCGCATGAATGCTGCCTGA
- the LOC142527028 gene encoding uncharacterized protein LOC142527028 isoform X4, translating to MNSEFADPDVAEKTLEFLNSNKGKFLRSFPTLLPQFFPLMLKLIAWNVEKLENLFIRVFGEFISPGSFIPLFPSLVDLPLLVVALEKVERSSGSLVGSSIASIQKSAAPEMLLALMDEAYTGSTIGVGGADSESEDSTTMTVDPIFLDLLKDENDGLSERHWTSPTIAAILQAVINTPQSDRLKEALKIAPRLLDSYFASAVYDANDSLICALIPLLMARYSSLFPDKVFSYEVQKRLVEFMLAAFHRSPHFIALLKKPIVNRLGEAYDNPAKTELALQLCWAIGEHGGGGGAHKDEARELFESLELLLYENLSSSRLGFGEASHSSGFKKSSQSRLLCFVVTAIAKLATFHRELLPRARVSLAKVARSRISDAMVWKRAQDCLSLMNEPAVCMSILGPVHPSSEVKQHSGIVNWDEGSMKMIAHIPFYILGGQEGPPSHDFSFGEIIPRK from the exons ATGAATAG TGAATTTGCAGACCCTGATGTTGCTGAGAAAACTCTTGAATTTTTGAACTCAAACAAAGGAAAGTTTCTAAGATCCTTTCCTACGCTACTTCCACAG TTTTTCCCATTAATGCTGAAGTTGATTGCATGGAATGTAGAGAA ATTAGAAAATTTATTCATAAGAGTTTTTGGTGAATTCATCTCTCCTGGATCATTCATTCCCCTTTTCCCATCACTTGTTGACTTACCTC TACTGGTTGTGGCACTGGAAAAGGTTGAAAGAAGTTCTGGGTCACTTGTTGGAAGCAGCATAGCTTCAATTCAGAAAAGTGCTGCACCGGAG ATGTTGCTCGCACTCATGGATGAAGCATATACAGGATCAACCATTGGAGTTGGCGGTGCAGATTCTGAATCTGAAGATAGCACTACTATGACTGTTGACCCTATCTTTCTTGATCTCCTCAAGGATGAGAATGATGGCCTTTCT GAGCGACATTGGACCTCTCCTACCATAGCTGCTATTTTGCAGGCTGTAATTAATACCCCCCAGTCTGATAGATTGAAAGAAGCACTTAAAATAGCCCCACGGCTTCTTGATTCGTATTTTGCTTCAGCTGTTTATGATGCCAATGATT CTTTAATCTGTGCTTTGATTCCTCTGCTAATGGCTAGATACTCGTCACTATTTCCTGACAAAGTGTTCTCATATGAG GTTCAGAAGAGGCTTGTAGAATTCATGCTTGCTGCCTTTCACCGTTCTCCTCATTTCATTGCACTTCTGAAG AAACCAATTGTGAACAGGCTTGGAGAAGCTTATGACAACCCTGCGAAG ACTGAGTTGGCTCTACAGCTTTGTTGGGCTATTGGCGAGCATGGAGGAGGAGGTGGAGCTCACAAAGATGAAGCTCGCGAACTTTTTGAGAGCTTGGAATTACTCCTATATGAAAACCTTTCTTCAAG TCGTCTGGGATTTGGTGAAGCTTCCCACAGTTCTGGTTTTAAAAAATCTTCTCAGTCGAGGCTCCTCTGTTTTGTGGTGACCGCAATAGCGAAACTTGCCACTTTTCATCGCGAATTACTTCCAAGGGCTCGTGTGTCGTTGGCAAAG GTTGCTCGCTCACGAATTTCTGATGCAATGGTGTGGAAACGTGCGCAAGATTGTTTGAGTTTGATGAATGAACCTGCTGTGTGTATGTCTATTTTGGGACCTGTTCACCCTTCAAGTGAAGTCAAGCAGCATTCAGGTATCGTCAACTGGGACGAAGGCAGCATGAAAATGATTGCTCATATTCCGTTTTATATTTTAGGTGGCCAAGAAG GTCCTCCTTCCCATGATTTTTCTTTTGGAGAAATTATTCCGAGAAAGTAG
- the LOC142527362 gene encoding 2S seed storage protein 1-like: MAKVLIAFAALFAALLAVASATTYTTVVTTTMVDEENPRGGGESCMQEYQQQQRLRHCQMWMEKMGGRYLDASFLRTALSNPMRGQGEHLQECCQQLEQISSPCRCEAMKMMWREQKQEMGSKREEMQEMREMMENLPQMCGMQMREKCRMNAA, encoded by the coding sequence ATGGCTAAAGTACTAATCGCTTTCGCGGCTCTCTTCGCTGCTCTTCTCGCCGTGGCCAGCGCCACCACCTACACCACGGTGGTGACTACCACAATGGTTGACGAGGAGAACCCACGTGGCGGGGGAGAATCATGCATGCAGGAATACCAGCAACAGCAGAGGCTGCGCCACTGCCAGATGTGGATGGAAAAAATGGGAGGACGGTACTTGGATGCCTCCTTCCTGAGGACCGCTTTGAGCAATCCAATGCGGGGCCAAGGTGAGCACCTCCAAGAGTGCTGCCAGCAGCTGGAGCAGATCAGCTCTCCATGCAGGTGCGAAGCCATGAAAATGATGTGGAGGGAGCAGAAACAAGAAATGGGATCCAAAAGGGAAGAAATGCAAGAGATGAGGGAAATGATGGAGAATCTTCCACAAATGTGCGGAATGCAAATGCGTGAGAAGTGCCGCATGAATGCTGCCTGA
- the LOC142527028 gene encoding uncharacterized protein LOC142527028 isoform X2 yields MEKRDREWEFHLRSLSSSARDSNYATDPASDPSILNSIKRLYELCKSENSEELIARVYPHLNRIFQRSVASISKTQTSNGLLLLVILQFFLDFGDVILHDADPSLRTFFRSCLSREFADPDVAEKTLEFLNSNKGKFLRSFPTLLPQFFPLMLKLIAWNVEKLENLFIRVFGEFISPGSFIPLFPSLVDLPLLVVALEKVERSSGSLVGSSIASIQKSAAPEMLLALMDEAYTGSTIGVGGADSESEDSTTMTVDPIFLDLLKDENDGLSERHWTSPTIAAILQAVINTPQSDRLKEALKIAPRLLDSYFASAVYDANDSLICALIPLLMARYSSLFPDKVFSYEVQKRLVEFMLAAFHRSPHFIALLKKPIVNRLGEAYDNPAKLCWAIGEHGGGGGAHKDEARELFESLELLLYENLSSSRLGFGEASHSSGFKKSSQSRLLCFVVTAIAKLATFHRELLPRARVSLAKVARSRISDAMVWKRAQDCLSLMNEPAVCMSILGPVHPSSEVKQHSGIVNWDEGSMKMIAHIPFYILGGQEGPPSHDFSFGEIIPRK; encoded by the exons ATGGAAAAGAGAGATAGGGAATGGGAATTTCATCTTCGATCACTATCGTCCAGTGCCAGAGATTCCAACTACGCAACCGACCCGGCTTCCGATCCTTCAATCCTCAATTCC ATCAAAAGGCTATATGAACTTTGTAAAAGTGAGAATTCAGAAGAGCTAATTGCTAGGGTTTACCCGCACCTGAACAGAATTTTTCAACGATCCGTTGCGTCGATTTCCAAGACTCAAACCTCCAACGGCCTTCTTTTGCTG GTCATTCTTCAATTTTTCCTTGATTTTGGGGATGTCATTTTACACGATGCTGATCCTAGTCTTAGAACATTTTTCCGCTCATGTTTGAGCCG TGAATTTGCAGACCCTGATGTTGCTGAGAAAACTCTTGAATTTTTGAACTCAAACAAAGGAAAGTTTCTAAGATCCTTTCCTACGCTACTTCCACAG TTTTTCCCATTAATGCTGAAGTTGATTGCATGGAATGTAGAGAA ATTAGAAAATTTATTCATAAGAGTTTTTGGTGAATTCATCTCTCCTGGATCATTCATTCCCCTTTTCCCATCACTTGTTGACTTACCTC TACTGGTTGTGGCACTGGAAAAGGTTGAAAGAAGTTCTGGGTCACTTGTTGGAAGCAGCATAGCTTCAATTCAGAAAAGTGCTGCACCGGAG ATGTTGCTCGCACTCATGGATGAAGCATATACAGGATCAACCATTGGAGTTGGCGGTGCAGATTCTGAATCTGAAGATAGCACTACTATGACTGTTGACCCTATCTTTCTTGATCTCCTCAAGGATGAGAATGATGGCCTTTCT GAGCGACATTGGACCTCTCCTACCATAGCTGCTATTTTGCAGGCTGTAATTAATACCCCCCAGTCTGATAGATTGAAAGAAGCACTTAAAATAGCCCCACGGCTTCTTGATTCGTATTTTGCTTCAGCTGTTTATGATGCCAATGATT CTTTAATCTGTGCTTTGATTCCTCTGCTAATGGCTAGATACTCGTCACTATTTCCTGACAAAGTGTTCTCATATGAG GTTCAGAAGAGGCTTGTAGAATTCATGCTTGCTGCCTTTCACCGTTCTCCTCATTTCATTGCACTTCTGAAG AAACCAATTGTGAACAGGCTTGGAGAAGCTTATGACAACCCTGCGAAG CTTTGTTGGGCTATTGGCGAGCATGGAGGAGGAGGTGGAGCTCACAAAGATGAAGCTCGCGAACTTTTTGAGAGCTTGGAATTACTCCTATATGAAAACCTTTCTTCAAG TCGTCTGGGATTTGGTGAAGCTTCCCACAGTTCTGGTTTTAAAAAATCTTCTCAGTCGAGGCTCCTCTGTTTTGTGGTGACCGCAATAGCGAAACTTGCCACTTTTCATCGCGAATTACTTCCAAGGGCTCGTGTGTCGTTGGCAAAG GTTGCTCGCTCACGAATTTCTGATGCAATGGTGTGGAAACGTGCGCAAGATTGTTTGAGTTTGATGAATGAACCTGCTGTGTGTATGTCTATTTTGGGACCTGTTCACCCTTCAAGTGAAGTCAAGCAGCATTCAGGTATCGTCAACTGGGACGAAGGCAGCATGAAAATGATTGCTCATATTCCGTTTTATATTTTAGGTGGCCAAGAAG GTCCTCCTTCCCATGATTTTTCTTTTGGAGAAATTATTCCGAGAAAGTAG
- the LOC142527028 gene encoding uncharacterized protein LOC142527028 isoform X3, giving the protein MEKRDREWEFHLRSLSSSARDSNYATDPASDPSILNSIKRLYELCKSENSEELIARVYPHLNRIFQRSVASISKTQTSNGLLLLVILQFFLDFGDVILHDADPSLRTFFRSCLSREFADPDVAEKTLEFLNSNKGKFLRSFPTLLPQFFPLMLKLIAWNVEKLENLFIRVFGEFISPGSFIPLFPSLVDLPLLVVALEKVERSSGSLVGSSIASIQKSAAPEMLLALMDEAYTGSTIGVGGADSESEDSTTMTVDPIFLDLLKDENDGLSERHWTSPTIAAILQAVINTPQSDRLKEALKIAPRLLDSYFASAVYDANDSLICALIPLLMARYSSLFPDKVFSYEVQKRLVEFMLAAFHRSPHFIALLKVARSRISDAMVWKRAQDCLSLMNEPAVCMSILGPVHPSSEVKQHSGIVNWDEGSMKMIAHIPFYILGGQEGPPSHDFSFGEIIPRK; this is encoded by the exons ATGGAAAAGAGAGATAGGGAATGGGAATTTCATCTTCGATCACTATCGTCCAGTGCCAGAGATTCCAACTACGCAACCGACCCGGCTTCCGATCCTTCAATCCTCAATTCC ATCAAAAGGCTATATGAACTTTGTAAAAGTGAGAATTCAGAAGAGCTAATTGCTAGGGTTTACCCGCACCTGAACAGAATTTTTCAACGATCCGTTGCGTCGATTTCCAAGACTCAAACCTCCAACGGCCTTCTTTTGCTG GTCATTCTTCAATTTTTCCTTGATTTTGGGGATGTCATTTTACACGATGCTGATCCTAGTCTTAGAACATTTTTCCGCTCATGTTTGAGCCG TGAATTTGCAGACCCTGATGTTGCTGAGAAAACTCTTGAATTTTTGAACTCAAACAAAGGAAAGTTTCTAAGATCCTTTCCTACGCTACTTCCACAG TTTTTCCCATTAATGCTGAAGTTGATTGCATGGAATGTAGAGAA ATTAGAAAATTTATTCATAAGAGTTTTTGGTGAATTCATCTCTCCTGGATCATTCATTCCCCTTTTCCCATCACTTGTTGACTTACCTC TACTGGTTGTGGCACTGGAAAAGGTTGAAAGAAGTTCTGGGTCACTTGTTGGAAGCAGCATAGCTTCAATTCAGAAAAGTGCTGCACCGGAG ATGTTGCTCGCACTCATGGATGAAGCATATACAGGATCAACCATTGGAGTTGGCGGTGCAGATTCTGAATCTGAAGATAGCACTACTATGACTGTTGACCCTATCTTTCTTGATCTCCTCAAGGATGAGAATGATGGCCTTTCT GAGCGACATTGGACCTCTCCTACCATAGCTGCTATTTTGCAGGCTGTAATTAATACCCCCCAGTCTGATAGATTGAAAGAAGCACTTAAAATAGCCCCACGGCTTCTTGATTCGTATTTTGCTTCAGCTGTTTATGATGCCAATGATT CTTTAATCTGTGCTTTGATTCCTCTGCTAATGGCTAGATACTCGTCACTATTTCCTGACAAAGTGTTCTCATATGAG GTTCAGAAGAGGCTTGTAGAATTCATGCTTGCTGCCTTTCACCGTTCTCCTCATTTCATTGCACTTCTGAAG GTTGCTCGCTCACGAATTTCTGATGCAATGGTGTGGAAACGTGCGCAAGATTGTTTGAGTTTGATGAATGAACCTGCTGTGTGTATGTCTATTTTGGGACCTGTTCACCCTTCAAGTGAAGTCAAGCAGCATTCAGGTATCGTCAACTGGGACGAAGGCAGCATGAAAATGATTGCTCATATTCCGTTTTATATTTTAGGTGGCCAAGAAG GTCCTCCTTCCCATGATTTTTCTTTTGGAGAAATTATTCCGAGAAAGTAG
- the LOC142526826 gene encoding uncharacterized protein LOC142526826 isoform X1: protein MGRSNSESLVKGQGSPLRKTISRRERSPVQHRSSKAENASERKRSPKRPRSRSPVYHSPIRKKPSSLHRSPKYRISPSTTSHSPDRQNPSGRTMSPKPAPSRSPTPLSPIKEKTSSRSRSSKQGKSRSSVSRSPQKVNLSNIAKSAVSGRSKSPIARSPSPRSKRLKRGKVERDVEKGGEKEHDKNHGRNGDRATHKERDYDRALPIQRSDKRLGRDAIDNGSSKSRRGRSGSPTDNRRKGQHRSRSPSATDDRARDERAYPRNSEQRNGDNDSLAKMKAAEDTLEAKEKQKPSFELSGKLAAETNRYRGITLLFNEAPDARKPDIRWRLYVFKGGEVLNEPLYVHRQSCYLFGRERRVADIPTDHPSCSKQHAVLQYRQVEQENPDGTMSKKVRPYVMDLGSTNGTFINDNQIEPQRYYELIEKDTLKFGNSSREYVLLHENSA, encoded by the exons ATGGGGCGAAGCAATTCAGAATCTCTAGTCAAGGGCCAAGGATCTCCTTTAAGGAAGACCATCTCCCGAAGAGAAAGATCTCCTGTTCAGCATAGGAGTTCCAAAGCTGAAAATGCATCAGAGCGTAAGAGGTCACCAAAACGTCCAAGGTCAAGGTCCCCTGTGTATCATTCACCAATTAGAAAGAAACCCTCTAGTCTCCACAGATCTCCAAAATATAGAATATCACCATCTACTACATCTCATTCTCCAGATAGACAAAATCCGTCAGGTCGAACTATGTCCCCAAAACCTGCCCCTTCGAGGTCTCCCACTCCTCTCTCCCCCATTAAAGAGAAGACTTCGTCGCGGAGCAGATCCTCAAAACAAGGAAAGTCAAGGTCTTCTGTGTCTCGATCACCCCAGAAAGTAAATCTGTCAAATATAGCCAAATCCGCAGTAAGTGGCAGATCAAAATCTCCAATAGCTCGCTCTCCTTCACCACGGAGCAAAAGGTTGAAGAGAGGTAAAGTTGAACGAGATGTTGAAAAAGGGGGTGAAAAGGAACATGACAAAAACCACGGTAGAAATGGCGACAGGGCCACACATAAGGAAAGGGATTATGACAGGGCATTGCCAATCCAGAGATCAGATAAAAGGCTAGGAAGGGATGCAATTGACAATGGTTCTTCTAAATCGAGACGCGGACGCTCAGGTTCACCAACTGATAATCGCCGTAAGGGTCAACACAGGTCAAGATCGCCTTCAGCTACAGATGATAGAGCACGCGATGAG AGGGCATACCCAAGAAATTCTGAACAGAG GAATGGTGACAATGATTCATTAGCAAAAATGAAGGCTGCTGAAGATACACTGGAAGCCAAAGAAAAA CAAAAGCCTTCATTTGAGCTGTCTGGAAAGCTTGCCGCAGAAACTAATCGATACAGAG GTATAACGCTGCTGTTCAATGAGGCACCAGATGCTCGAAAACCTGACATCAGGTGGCGATTGTATGTATTCAAGGGTGGCGAAGTACTTAATG AACCCCTTTATGTTCATCGGCAAAGCTGTTATCTTTTTGGTAGAGAGAGGAGGGTTGCAGATATCCCTACCGACCATCCATCCTGCAGCAAGCAACATGCTGTTCTTCAGTATCG GCAAGTGGAGCAGGAGAACCCAGATGGTACCATGTCTAAGAAAGTCAG GCCTTATGTAATGGATCTTGGGAGCACAAATGGAACCTTCATTAAC GATAATCAAATAGAACCTCAACGATACTATGAACTGATCGAAAAAGATACTCTGAAGTTTGGGAACAGCAG CCGTGAATATGTTCTACTACACGAGAACTCGGCCTGA
- the LOC142527138 gene encoding uncharacterized protein LOC142527138 yields the protein MMKISSDEKMADSGEESSSWTFYIQGFMRDDDKNSTLSSDYETPSLLSDAASSAVKKSVDDVHGADTKLGFPDGTRGNGNDNDNYNNMGRNTSIMCKQNSFKKQKTKVPAAVMDYDLEDTASSPANSPKISYMNEFMNHKEKGKADVSQGKRMIFGKGGALSDHHVEKESNFADLKKRTCDY from the exons ATGATGAAGATTTCTTCTGATGAAAAAATGGCGGATTCCGGTGAAGAGAGCAGCAGCTGGACTTTCTACATACAAGGGTTCATGCGTGATGATGATAAAAACAGCACCTTGTCTTCAGATTACGAAACCCCTTCTCTTCTTTCTGATGCTGCTTCGTCCGCTGTCAAAAAGTCGGTAGATGATGTTCACGGGGCAGATACAAAATTAGGGTTTCCTGATGGAACCAGAGGTAATGGTAATGATAACGATAATTACAATAATATGGGCAGGAATACGAGTATCATGTGCAAGCAAAACAGTTTCAAGAAACAGAAAACTAAAGTGCCTGCAGCTGTGATGGATTATGATCTAGAGGACACCGCAAGTTCTCCTGCAAACAGTCCCAAG ATTTCTTACATGAATGAGTTCATGAATcataaagaaaaaggaaaggCTGATGTTTCTCAG GGGAAAAGAATGATTTTTGGCAAGGGCGGAGCATTGAGCGATCATCACGTTGAAAAGGAGAGTAACTTCGCAGACTTGAAGAAGAGGACATgtgattattga
- the LOC142527663 gene encoding protein LHCP TRANSLOCATION DEFECT-like, with amino-acid sequence MASTFPLSLQPKFSSKSVGSSSSGSAVVPPLQRICPFLGCAKGGNSLGWCRTTRKLGPSCGSRTTCWFKFGKNGVDAEGAGIYGSQSRDDFDRDDVEQYFNYMGMLAVEGSYDKMEALLNQNIHPVDILLLMAASEGDKPKIEELMRAGADYTIKDAQDRTALDRAASDEIKEFIIGFSVQKA; translated from the exons ATGGCGTCAACATTTCCACTTtctctccaaccaaaattctcCTCTAAATCTGTAGGTTCTTCTTCAAGTGGGTCTGCTGTTGTACCTCCCCTGCAGCGGATTTGTCCATTTCTGGGTTGTGCGAAAGGTGGAAATAGTCTTGGATGGTGCAGAACCACAAGAAAACTGGGACCCAGCTGCGGTTCGAGAACCACCTGCTGGTTCAAGTTCGGGAAGAATGGAGTTGATGCCGAAGGTGCCGGCATTTACGGTAGTCAGTCCCGCGATGATTTCGACCGCGACGATGTTGAACAG TACTTCAACTATATGGGCATGTTAGCTGTGGAGGGTTCATACGACAAAATGGAGGCTCTGTTGAACCAGAACATCCACCCCGTCGATATTTTGTTATTGATGGCTGCTTCAGAAGGTGATAAACCGAAGATCGAAGAGTTGATGCGTGCTGGAGCTGATTACACCATCAAGGATGCACAGGATCGAACTGCACTGGATAGAGCAGCCAGCGATGAAATCAAGGAATTCATTATTGGTTTTTCTGTGCAAAAAGCTTGA
- the LOC142527028 gene encoding uncharacterized protein LOC142527028 isoform X1, whose translation MEKRDREWEFHLRSLSSSARDSNYATDPASDPSILNSIKRLYELCKSENSEELIARVYPHLNRIFQRSVASISKTQTSNGLLLLVILQFFLDFGDVILHDADPSLRTFFRSCLSREFADPDVAEKTLEFLNSNKGKFLRSFPTLLPQFFPLMLKLIAWNVEKLENLFIRVFGEFISPGSFIPLFPSLVDLPLLVVALEKVERSSGSLVGSSIASIQKSAAPEMLLALMDEAYTGSTIGVGGADSESEDSTTMTVDPIFLDLLKDENDGLSERHWTSPTIAAILQAVINTPQSDRLKEALKIAPRLLDSYFASAVYDANDSLICALIPLLMARYSSLFPDKVFSYEVQKRLVEFMLAAFHRSPHFIALLKKPIVNRLGEAYDNPAKTELALQLCWAIGEHGGGGGAHKDEARELFESLELLLYENLSSSRLGFGEASHSSGFKKSSQSRLLCFVVTAIAKLATFHRELLPRARVSLAKVARSRISDAMVWKRAQDCLSLMNEPAVCMSILGPVHPSSEVKQHSGIVNWDEGSMKMIAHIPFYILGGQEGPPSHDFSFGEIIPRK comes from the exons ATGGAAAAGAGAGATAGGGAATGGGAATTTCATCTTCGATCACTATCGTCCAGTGCCAGAGATTCCAACTACGCAACCGACCCGGCTTCCGATCCTTCAATCCTCAATTCC ATCAAAAGGCTATATGAACTTTGTAAAAGTGAGAATTCAGAAGAGCTAATTGCTAGGGTTTACCCGCACCTGAACAGAATTTTTCAACGATCCGTTGCGTCGATTTCCAAGACTCAAACCTCCAACGGCCTTCTTTTGCTG GTCATTCTTCAATTTTTCCTTGATTTTGGGGATGTCATTTTACACGATGCTGATCCTAGTCTTAGAACATTTTTCCGCTCATGTTTGAGCCG TGAATTTGCAGACCCTGATGTTGCTGAGAAAACTCTTGAATTTTTGAACTCAAACAAAGGAAAGTTTCTAAGATCCTTTCCTACGCTACTTCCACAG TTTTTCCCATTAATGCTGAAGTTGATTGCATGGAATGTAGAGAA ATTAGAAAATTTATTCATAAGAGTTTTTGGTGAATTCATCTCTCCTGGATCATTCATTCCCCTTTTCCCATCACTTGTTGACTTACCTC TACTGGTTGTGGCACTGGAAAAGGTTGAAAGAAGTTCTGGGTCACTTGTTGGAAGCAGCATAGCTTCAATTCAGAAAAGTGCTGCACCGGAG ATGTTGCTCGCACTCATGGATGAAGCATATACAGGATCAACCATTGGAGTTGGCGGTGCAGATTCTGAATCTGAAGATAGCACTACTATGACTGTTGACCCTATCTTTCTTGATCTCCTCAAGGATGAGAATGATGGCCTTTCT GAGCGACATTGGACCTCTCCTACCATAGCTGCTATTTTGCAGGCTGTAATTAATACCCCCCAGTCTGATAGATTGAAAGAAGCACTTAAAATAGCCCCACGGCTTCTTGATTCGTATTTTGCTTCAGCTGTTTATGATGCCAATGATT CTTTAATCTGTGCTTTGATTCCTCTGCTAATGGCTAGATACTCGTCACTATTTCCTGACAAAGTGTTCTCATATGAG GTTCAGAAGAGGCTTGTAGAATTCATGCTTGCTGCCTTTCACCGTTCTCCTCATTTCATTGCACTTCTGAAG AAACCAATTGTGAACAGGCTTGGAGAAGCTTATGACAACCCTGCGAAG ACTGAGTTGGCTCTACAGCTTTGTTGGGCTATTGGCGAGCATGGAGGAGGAGGTGGAGCTCACAAAGATGAAGCTCGCGAACTTTTTGAGAGCTTGGAATTACTCCTATATGAAAACCTTTCTTCAAG TCGTCTGGGATTTGGTGAAGCTTCCCACAGTTCTGGTTTTAAAAAATCTTCTCAGTCGAGGCTCCTCTGTTTTGTGGTGACCGCAATAGCGAAACTTGCCACTTTTCATCGCGAATTACTTCCAAGGGCTCGTGTGTCGTTGGCAAAG GTTGCTCGCTCACGAATTTCTGATGCAATGGTGTGGAAACGTGCGCAAGATTGTTTGAGTTTGATGAATGAACCTGCTGTGTGTATGTCTATTTTGGGACCTGTTCACCCTTCAAGTGAAGTCAAGCAGCATTCAGGTATCGTCAACTGGGACGAAGGCAGCATGAAAATGATTGCTCATATTCCGTTTTATATTTTAGGTGGCCAAGAAG GTCCTCCTTCCCATGATTTTTCTTTTGGAGAAATTATTCCGAGAAAGTAG